In Sphingobium amiense, a genomic segment contains:
- a CDS encoding isochorismatase family cysteine hydrolase, with product MVAETYSTSDTALLLVDLLNDFLDEKGKLSERIGPMLAKTDLKTHLARLIAGARAAGIKIFYVPHGLDEHSFEEVQHLHPRWQWAMANKIFWKGEWGADFYEAFAPQPGDTIISRHRAFDSFINTDMLEKLKAAGIEKVVLAGLTSHTCVESAGRHALEEGFHVTFLTDAVAEFTEEAHRAAIDLSYPTFGHEILTIDEFLAAIEPVAA from the coding sequence ATGGTTGCCGAGACTTATTCAACCAGCGATACGGCGCTCCTGCTGGTCGATCTTCTCAACGACTTCCTCGATGAAAAGGGGAAGCTTTCGGAACGCATCGGGCCGATGCTCGCAAAGACCGACCTGAAGACCCATCTGGCGCGACTGATCGCCGGCGCCCGGGCAGCAGGGATCAAGATATTCTACGTGCCCCACGGGCTCGACGAGCACAGCTTCGAGGAGGTTCAGCATCTCCATCCGCGCTGGCAGTGGGCCATGGCCAACAAGATCTTCTGGAAGGGAGAATGGGGCGCCGACTTCTACGAGGCGTTCGCGCCGCAACCGGGCGATACGATCATCAGCCGACACCGCGCCTTTGACAGCTTCATCAACACCGACATGCTGGAGAAGCTGAAGGCAGCCGGGATCGAGAAGGTGGTTCTGGCTGGCCTGACCTCGCACACCTGCGTCGAGAGCGCAGGCCGGCATGCGCTCGAGGAAGGGTTCCATGTCACCTTCCTGACCGATGCCGTCGCGGAGTTCACCGAGGAGGCTCACCGGGCGGCCATCGACCTTTCCTATCCGACGTTCGGCCATGAAATTCTGACAATCGACGAGTTCCTCGCGGCGATCGAGCCGGTCGCGGCGTAA
- a CDS encoding quinone oxidoreductase family protein, whose product MKALVQDEIGKPLDVLRLREIEVPTPGPGEVLVRMTTASINPGDFLFVEALYPEPKKPALPGQIAGNHGAGVVERVGAGVTIKPGTEVGFSYFDTWSEFAVVPEEWLIPLPRGMNPELGAQLVNLITAWDLLERSRAKPGDFLALTAGHSTVSILTAQYAASRGIKVISVVRRKTPDIDLLSYGSEHVIETSSPIGIRDAVLEITSGKGLNGVIDHVGGPLFPELVRSSALGSRIVVNGVLSSAPYELHHFDILMNLIEIVNYVYRYFFEPPTTDDRVYLQQLLAVSTILDLRVPVAGFFSLENFREAIEGTLDRPEEGKRFFSMRP is encoded by the coding sequence ATGAAGGCACTCGTACAAGACGAAATCGGCAAGCCGCTCGACGTTCTTCGCTTGAGAGAGATCGAGGTGCCTACGCCGGGACCCGGCGAGGTCCTTGTGAGAATGACGACGGCATCGATCAATCCAGGCGACTTCCTCTTCGTCGAAGCGCTCTATCCGGAACCGAAGAAACCTGCGCTTCCTGGGCAGATCGCCGGGAATCACGGCGCCGGCGTCGTCGAGCGTGTCGGTGCTGGTGTGACGATCAAGCCGGGCACCGAGGTCGGCTTCAGCTATTTCGACACCTGGTCGGAATTTGCGGTCGTCCCGGAGGAATGGCTGATCCCTTTGCCGCGCGGGATGAACCCGGAGCTCGGCGCGCAGCTCGTGAACCTGATCACAGCGTGGGACCTGCTCGAGCGTTCGCGCGCCAAGCCGGGTGATTTCCTCGCGCTGACCGCCGGCCATTCGACCGTGAGCATCCTGACCGCGCAATATGCGGCATCAAGGGGCATCAAGGTGATCAGCGTGGTCCGCCGGAAGACGCCCGATATCGATCTGCTCTCCTACGGGTCAGAGCATGTGATCGAGACGTCATCCCCTATCGGGATTCGGGATGCCGTTCTCGAAATTACGAGCGGCAAGGGTTTGAACGGGGTCATCGATCACGTCGGCGGCCCTCTTTTCCCGGAACTTGTTCGCAGTTCGGCTCTCGGATCGAGGATCGTGGTGAATGGCGTGCTGAGCAGCGCTCCATACGAGCTTCACCATTTCGACATTCTCATGAACCTGATCGAAATCGTGAACTATGTTTATCGCTACTTCTTCGAGCCGCCTACGACAGACGATCGGGTCTATCTCCAGCAATTATTAGCTGTCTCGACGATTTTGGACCTGCGTGTTCCGGTCGCCGGGTTCTTCTCGCTCGAGAACTTCCGGGAGGCGATCGAGGGAACACTTGATCGGCCGGAGGAAGGAAAGAGGTTTTTCAGCATGCGGCCCTGA
- a CDS encoding efflux transporter outer membrane subunit, whose protein sequence is MAALMALPALQGCVGTRPAIPAAARTATPPGWRFAAAPAGPIEADWWRGFGDPRLTELVEQALARNTDIAIAASRVEEARALARLAQAQQTPNATIGAGTGESRTVVLGKGVDAFAGTPQASISYDLDLFRRLASATASARASLLAASDTKASVMLAVASTAASSYISLLGLDARLATTRATLASRADALRLAQRRAGAGYTSKLELAQAQSEYDAAAQLVPVAELAIARQENALSILVGDAPGAIARSARLEGLTTPVVPGDLPSDVLRRRPDIAAAEETLVASDHSLDSARAAMLPNVSLTGSGGVGLSTALSNPISLFAFGGSVLSPLFDGGRLRSQAGAAAARRDQAAFAYRRTVLTAFREVEDSLAAVDRLDAQRKLVDNQVAALTETLRYATNRYREGYAPYLDQIDAQRNLLAAQLVAIQVETDRLNAVVTLYQAMGGGWRPADEPPFPIATNERTQ, encoded by the coding sequence ATGGCCGCCCTGATGGCGTTACCCGCCCTGCAAGGCTGTGTCGGGACGCGACCGGCCATTCCGGCGGCAGCTCGCACAGCCACACCTCCCGGTTGGCGCTTCGCCGCGGCTCCGGCGGGCCCGATCGAAGCGGATTGGTGGCGCGGATTCGGCGATCCGCGACTGACCGAGCTGGTCGAGCAGGCGCTCGCCCGCAACACCGACATCGCGATCGCCGCATCGCGCGTCGAAGAGGCGCGCGCGCTGGCACGCCTCGCGCAAGCGCAGCAGACGCCCAACGCGACCATCGGCGCCGGGACCGGAGAGTCGCGAACGGTCGTGCTTGGAAAGGGCGTCGACGCCTTCGCCGGCACACCCCAGGCGTCGATCTCCTACGACCTCGATCTGTTTCGCCGCCTCGCCTCGGCCACCGCCAGCGCACGCGCCTCGCTTTTGGCGGCATCGGACACCAAGGCGTCCGTGATGCTGGCCGTGGCAAGCACCGCGGCATCCTCGTACATCTCCCTGCTTGGGCTGGATGCGCGCCTGGCCACGACCCGCGCGACGCTCGCGTCCCGTGCCGACGCGCTGCGGCTTGCCCAACGCCGCGCCGGGGCCGGCTACACCTCGAAGCTGGAACTGGCCCAGGCCCAGAGCGAATATGATGCAGCCGCCCAACTCGTGCCGGTCGCGGAGCTTGCGATCGCGCGGCAGGAGAATGCCCTGAGTATCCTGGTGGGCGATGCGCCGGGCGCGATCGCGCGAAGCGCGCGCCTTGAAGGTCTGACGACGCCCGTGGTGCCGGGCGACCTCCCCTCGGACGTTCTGCGGCGGCGTCCCGACATCGCTGCGGCCGAGGAGACGCTGGTCGCAAGCGATCATTCGCTCGATAGCGCGCGTGCGGCGATGCTGCCGAACGTGTCGCTTACCGGTAGCGGCGGCGTGGGGCTGTCGACCGCGCTATCCAATCCGATCAGCCTGTTCGCGTTCGGCGGGAGCGTTCTGTCGCCGCTGTTCGACGGCGGACGCTTACGCTCGCAGGCCGGTGCCGCAGCGGCACGGCGCGACCAGGCGGCTTTTGCTTATCGCCGCACGGTGCTGACGGCTTTCCGGGAAGTCGAGGACAGCCTTGCCGCAGTCGATCGGCTCGATGCGCAGCGGAAGCTTGTCGACAACCAGGTCGCGGCGCTCACCGAGACGTTGCGCTATGCCACCAACCGCTACCGCGAGGGCTATGCGCCCTATCTCGACCAGATCGACGCCCAGCGGAATCTGCTCGCAGCTCAACTGGTGGCGATTCAGGTCGAGACCGACCGGCTGAATGCGGTCGTCACACTCTACCAGGCGATGGGCGGCGGGTGGCGCCCGGCCGACGAGCCGCCCTTCCCTATCGCAACAAATGAACGGACACAGTGA
- a CDS encoding HlyD family secretion protein, with the protein MTTPALAKTASPQTPAPPAPSGWQPVRNSRTVVVISIAAVLVGVLAILAAWRLPPFDSAVQRTDNAYVRGQTTVISPQVSGYVWHVYVQDYEVVRRGQILVKIDDRIYRQHVEQARAALDAARANLANNVQSLASKKAALASAEASVRNAQAQLLRGQADQRRADDLVRDGSLSVREVDQTRAALRQAEAGVAQSIAARDSATQDVLSVDVNRGSLKAAVEGAMAALHAAEIDLENTVVRAPQDGRLGDVGVRAGQYVTNGTQLVFLVPRRLWVTANFKEAQTARMAPGQPAWFTVDALEDAKVRGHVERIAPAAGSEFTVLKPDNATGNFTKVAQRISVRISVDPGQPLGEKLRPGMSVEAHVDTTGARRP; encoded by the coding sequence ATGACCACTCCTGCCCTCGCCAAGACGGCCTCGCCGCAGACGCCCGCGCCGCCGGCCCCATCCGGCTGGCAGCCGGTGCGGAACAGCCGCACGGTCGTCGTGATATCGATCGCGGCCGTGCTGGTGGGCGTGCTTGCGATCCTTGCAGCCTGGCGACTGCCGCCGTTCGACAGCGCGGTACAGCGTACCGACAACGCCTATGTGCGCGGACAGACGACTGTGATCAGTCCGCAGGTCAGCGGATATGTCTGGCATGTTTACGTGCAGGACTATGAGGTGGTCCGGCGCGGCCAGATTCTCGTCAAAATCGACGATCGTATCTATCGCCAGCACGTCGAGCAGGCGCGCGCAGCGCTCGACGCCGCCCGCGCCAACCTCGCGAACAACGTGCAAAGCCTTGCATCGAAGAAGGCAGCGCTTGCCTCGGCCGAAGCCTCGGTCCGCAACGCGCAGGCGCAGCTACTGCGTGGCCAGGCCGATCAGCGGCGCGCGGACGATCTGGTCAGGGACGGATCGCTTTCGGTGCGCGAAGTGGATCAGACGCGCGCGGCGCTTCGTCAGGCCGAGGCTGGCGTGGCGCAATCGATCGCCGCGCGCGACAGCGCGACCCAGGACGTGTTGTCGGTCGATGTAAACCGGGGCAGCCTGAAGGCGGCCGTCGAAGGGGCCATGGCCGCGCTCCATGCGGCCGAAATCGATCTCGAGAACACTGTGGTCCGTGCGCCGCAGGATGGAAGGCTCGGCGATGTCGGCGTGCGGGCAGGTCAATATGTGACGAACGGCACGCAGCTTGTCTTCCTGGTGCCTCGCCGACTCTGGGTCACGGCCAACTTCAAGGAGGCGCAGACGGCGCGCATGGCGCCGGGCCAGCCCGCCTGGTTCACCGTCGATGCGCTGGAGGACGCGAAGGTGCGGGGCCATGTCGAGCGCATCGCTCCGGCGGCGGGCTCCGAGTTCACGGTTCTCAAGCCCGACAACGCGACGGGTAACTTCACCAAGGTCGCGCAGCGCATCTCGGTCAGAATCTCGGTCGATCCCGGTCAGCCTCTTGGCGAGAAGCTGCGGCCCGGCATGTCTGTCGAGGCCCATGTCGACACCACCGGCGCGCGCCGGCCGTGA
- a CDS encoding MFS transporter, with the protein MIGFFQEQQWEFAPHERSPLPGAPATPDHPAARRLLYGLIGVLIAVTGGFGTALIAVNLTYLQGTLGLYQDEISWLPAVYVMTNVPTGMVLIKYRQQFGLRSFTLIFLGLYCLLAFAHLFSSGFWAAVAVRAASGIAGSALTTLSLNYFVQALPAARRLGAITLGLSVPQLAFPIARLFSVELLGFDQWRTLYLFEFGLSLVSLALIGLVRLPPATREQAFEWLDLPTVILFTLFVGLISAVLAQGRYEWWMDSAWIGWALAASIPLFGAVFLLEYHRANPMIDMRWLGRAYFIRLLLVGTMARIVLSEQTYGTVGLLYALGYTNDQLFLFSALTVVAAIAGIIVGALAVGPDRLSQPVAFAIGLVAVAAFIDSHATNLTRPPQLYVTQMVIAFSTTMYIGPAILVGLTQVIADGGKKLTSFIILFATTQSLGGLIGTALLSTYQSYAEKQHSFDIVEHLTMTDPQVALAIQQGAARYSPMLSDPALRTAEGAAALSQRVAIEANVLAYNDVFRLIAIMAAGTTVFLMLVVHQRHRIARRQARMALAGLSS; encoded by the coding sequence GTGATCGGCTTCTTTCAGGAGCAGCAATGGGAGTTCGCGCCCCATGAGCGCTCGCCCCTTCCCGGCGCGCCTGCGACGCCCGACCATCCCGCGGCGCGAAGATTGCTCTATGGCCTGATAGGCGTCCTGATTGCGGTAACCGGCGGTTTCGGCACGGCGCTGATCGCGGTCAACCTCACCTACCTCCAGGGGACGCTCGGCCTCTATCAGGATGAAATTTCCTGGCTTCCTGCGGTCTATGTGATGACCAACGTGCCGACCGGGATGGTGTTGATCAAGTACCGGCAACAGTTCGGCCTTCGCTCGTTCACGCTCATCTTCCTCGGGCTCTACTGCCTGCTTGCCTTCGCTCATCTGTTCTCGAGCGGCTTCTGGGCGGCGGTCGCCGTGCGCGCGGCCAGCGGGATCGCCGGGTCCGCGCTGACCACGCTGAGCCTCAACTATTTCGTCCAGGCGCTCCCGGCGGCGCGCCGGCTCGGCGCGATCACGCTCGGCCTGTCGGTCCCGCAGCTGGCATTCCCGATCGCACGGCTTTTCTCGGTCGAATTGCTTGGGTTCGACCAATGGCGGACCCTCTATCTGTTTGAGTTCGGCCTATCGCTGGTCTCGCTCGCGCTGATTGGCCTTGTTCGCCTGCCGCCCGCGACCCGCGAGCAGGCTTTCGAGTGGCTCGACCTTCCGACGGTGATCCTGTTCACGCTGTTCGTTGGCCTGATCAGCGCGGTGCTGGCGCAGGGCCGGTACGAATGGTGGATGGACAGCGCCTGGATCGGTTGGGCGCTGGCCGCGAGCATCCCGCTCTTTGGCGCGGTGTTTCTGCTCGAATATCATCGCGCCAATCCGATGATCGACATGCGCTGGCTCGGCCGTGCCTATTTCATAAGGCTCCTGCTGGTCGGGACCATGGCGCGGATCGTCCTTTCGGAGCAGACCTATGGAACGGTCGGGCTGCTCTACGCGCTCGGCTACACCAACGACCAGCTCTTCCTTTTCTCGGCGCTGACCGTCGTCGCAGCGATCGCGGGCATCATCGTCGGCGCCCTCGCCGTCGGTCCCGACCGGTTGAGCCAGCCGGTCGCGTTCGCGATCGGTCTCGTCGCGGTGGCCGCCTTCATCGACTCGCATGCGACGAACCTTACGCGCCCGCCCCAACTCTACGTCACGCAGATGGTGATCGCGTTCTCGACCACCATGTACATCGGTCCGGCGATCCTGGTCGGGTTGACGCAGGTTATCGCGGATGGCGGCAAGAAGCTCACCAGCTTCATCATCCTGTTCGCGACGACGCAGTCGCTGGGTGGCCTGATCGGCACGGCGCTGCTGAGCACTTACCAGTCCTATGCCGAGAAACAGCACTCGTTCGACATCGTCGAGCATCTGACGATGACCGACCCGCAGGTAGCCCTCGCAATCCAGCAGGGTGCCGCCCGCTATTCGCCGATGCTGAGCGACCCGGCGCTGCGCACCGCCGAAGGCGCTGCCGCGCTTTCGCAGCGGGTCGCCATCGAGGCCAACGTGCTTGCCTATAACGACGTCTTCCGCCTGATCGCGATCATGGCGGCGGGTACAACCGTCTTCCTCATGCTTGTTGTGCACCAGCGACATCGGATCGCTCGCCGCCAGGCTCGGATGGCCCTTGCCGGACTTTCCTCATGA
- a CDS encoding TetR/AcrR family transcriptional regulator — translation MRYPAAETAEKHQRILDEATRLFRDRGFDGVNISEIMKSAGLTHGSFYNHFESKNDLVSACIVHGATASLANMDLEQPTAAGKKAYVDEYLSVSHRDDPGSGCLMSALASEVRREPYAQGAMTRFVHAFVDKLSTRFPWQKPRSARRDAIRATAAMVGGLLLARAVNDEEFSLEILREVADGLKDGFRES, via the coding sequence GTGCGTTACCCGGCTGCCGAAACCGCCGAGAAGCATCAACGCATACTGGATGAGGCGACCCGCCTGTTCCGTGACCGGGGCTTCGACGGCGTCAATATCTCCGAGATCATGAAGTCCGCCGGGCTGACCCACGGCTCCTTCTACAATCACTTCGAATCCAAGAACGATCTGGTCAGCGCCTGCATCGTGCATGGTGCGACGGCGTCGCTCGCCAACATGGATCTCGAACAGCCGACCGCCGCCGGCAAGAAGGCTTATGTCGACGAGTATCTGAGCGTCTCCCACAGGGACGATCCAGGCAGTGGATGCCTGATGTCCGCCCTCGCGTCCGAAGTGCGCCGCGAACCCTATGCCCAAGGGGCGATGACCCGTTTCGTGCACGCCTTCGTCGACAAGCTCTCGACGCGCTTTCCGTGGCAGAAGCCGCGTTCGGCCCGGCGCGACGCCATACGCGCAACTGCCGCGATGGTCGGCGGCCTGCTGCTCGCCCGAGCGGTTAACGACGAGGAATTTTCGCTCGAGATCCTGCGCGAAGTCGCGGATGGTCTGAAAGACGGGTTTCGCGAGTCCTGA